In a genomic window of bacterium:
- a CDS encoding capsule assembly Wzi family protein: MRKASSVYHLCPGIRNVPVPGVVLVALAAIVGIAGMAPGPVTAADLFLTGEREVYLAVDKLNAMGRLPGFLANTRPYSVAAVRAALDNSAAPVQGTGFDAELSRWVSSAMGPTLLVRGTAAFEADEKRETRANEGGIPTPKGVSGRLSLLAREDASRYVTAHASVAAFFGESGDDGTRLGETAIEIGAPSAALQIGRISTWYGPGRRGALIFTNNARSYPGIRLHNPVPIAVPGLFSFLGSVQYDVFLARMEEDRPIQKPFLFGMRLAARPGRYIEIGLSRAMMYGGKGHENGLSGWWDAFKASDTNDPGEKGLVNQIAGFDVTLTLPFRFQPVQAYLEMAGEDEAHLLGTSIPAPSKFAYVTGVFLPSLFGNAAFDLRVEWARNHWRGNGPVWYIHSTSDGGYAHIYRGRILGHPMGTDAQDLSVQGHYFFRPSTYLELTLARTDRYSAGPSKERTDRASAGIVGWISKKVRAEGEVALEKVRNPAGLPGATDENASFRVALSYQFDAGE; encoded by the coding sequence ATGAGAAAGGCATCATCGGTGTACCACTTATGTCCGGGAATCAGGAACGTCCCGGTTCCGGGGGTTGTCCTCGTTGCGTTGGCCGCCATCGTCGGCATCGCCGGCATGGCTCCCGGTCCCGTCACCGCCGCCGACCTGTTCCTCACCGGCGAGCGGGAGGTCTACCTTGCCGTCGACAAACTGAACGCGATGGGCCGGCTCCCCGGCTTCCTCGCCAACACGCGCCCGTACTCCGTCGCCGCCGTCCGCGCCGCCCTCGACAATAGCGCCGCCCCGGTACAGGGCACCGGCTTCGACGCCGAACTCTCCCGCTGGGTTTCCTCCGCGATGGGGCCGACCCTCCTGGTCCGCGGCACCGCCGCCTTCGAGGCGGACGAGAAGCGCGAGACCCGCGCCAATGAAGGCGGCATTCCCACGCCCAAGGGCGTTTCCGGCCGACTCTCCCTTCTCGCCCGGGAGGATGCGAGCCGGTACGTTACCGCCCACGCCTCGGTCGCGGCCTTCTTCGGCGAGAGTGGGGACGACGGCACCCGCCTCGGCGAGACCGCCATCGAGATCGGCGCCCCGTCCGCCGCCCTCCAGATCGGCAGGATCTCCACCTGGTACGGCCCCGGCCGCCGCGGCGCCCTCATCTTCACAAACAACGCCCGGAGCTACCCCGGCATTCGCCTCCACAACCCGGTCCCCATCGCCGTTCCAGGCCTCTTCTCCTTCCTCGGGAGTGTGCAGTACGACGTATTTCTCGCGCGGATGGAAGAGGACCGTCCCATCCAGAAACCGTTCCTCTTTGGGATGCGACTTGCGGCCCGCCCTGGCCGGTACATCGAGATCGGCCTCTCGCGGGCTATGATGTACGGTGGAAAAGGGCACGAAAACGGTCTCTCGGGGTGGTGGGACGCCTTCAAGGCGTCCGATACGAACGACCCCGGTGAGAAGGGGCTGGTGAACCAGATCGCCGGGTTCGACGTCACCCTGACGCTTCCCTTCCGGTTCCAGCCGGTCCAGGCGTACCTCGAAATGGCGGGGGAGGACGAGGCGCACCTGCTCGGCACCTCCATCCCCGCGCCGTCCAAGTTCGCATACGTCACCGGCGTCTTCCTGCCGTCCCTGTTCGGCAACGCGGCGTTCGACCTGCGGGTCGAATGGGCCCGCAACCATTGGCGCGGGAACGGCCCGGTTTGGTACATCCACTCGACCTCCGACGGAGGCTACGCCCACATCTATCGCGGCCGGATCCTCGGCCACCCGATGGGTACAGACGCCCAGGACCTTTCCGTCCAGGGCCACTACTTCTTCCGCCCTTCGACGTATCTCGAGTTGACCCTGGCCCGGACCGACCGCTACTCCGCCGGCCCGTCGAAGGAGCGCACCGATCGCGCCTCCGCCGGGATCGTCGGCTGGATCTCCAAAAAGGTTCGAGCCGAGGGGGAGGTTGCCCTCGAAAAAGTGAGGAACCCCGCCGGTCTCCCCGGCGCCACCGACGAAAACGCCTCTTTCCGCGTCGCCCTCTCCTACCAGTTCGATGCCGGGGAATGA
- a CDS encoding NAD(P)H-dependent oxidoreductase: MKQYQIAVVVGSLRKDSFNRKLAGAIGKLAPPDFSFQQVQIGDLPLYNQDDDAGPVESVKRLKREITDSQGVLFVTAEYNRSIPGVLKNAIDHASRPYGQSAWAGKPAGVLGVSVGATGTSMAQQHLRNVLAYLDMPTLGQPEVFLLAKDELFDAAGGIGPASQKFLQKWMDRYAAWVKKHAA, translated from the coding sequence ATGAAGCAGTATCAAATCGCCGTCGTGGTCGGCAGCCTTCGCAAGGATTCGTTCAACCGCAAGCTGGCCGGCGCCATCGGGAAGCTGGCGCCACCCGACTTCTCGTTCCAACAGGTGCAGATCGGCGACCTGCCGCTCTACAACCAGGACGACGATGCGGGCCCGGTCGAGTCCGTCAAGCGGCTGAAGCGCGAAATCACCGATTCCCAGGGCGTCCTGTTCGTCACCGCCGAATACAACCGCTCGATCCCCGGGGTGCTCAAGAACGCGATCGACCACGCCTCGCGCCCTTACGGCCAGAGCGCTTGGGCGGGCAAGCCCGCCGGGGTGCTTGGGGTTTCGGTCGGCGCCACCGGCACATCCATGGCGCAGCAACACCTGCGCAATGTCCTCGCGTACCTGGACATGCCGACGCTTGGCCAACCGGAAGTGTTCCTCTTGGCGAAGGATGAACTGTTCGATGCGGCCGGCGGCATCGGGCCGGCCAGCCAGAAATTCCTCCAGAAGTGGATGGACCGGTATGCCGCCTGGGTGAAGAAGCACGCCGCCTGA
- a CDS encoding 50S ribosomal protein L11 methyltransferase, translating to MIEPFIEIQGEKRGFWLRKPRTIGGKLLVARKNRLRGNPGKTVILLDSRSAFGTGGHGTTEGCLVALEKLIKGGETVLDVGTGTGILAIAARKLGAGHVTAIDIDPVACAETAENIGLNGIDTGIDVIEGGIESANDRYDVIIANLRTPLLVDLMDRMTGRLAAHGLAVFSGIMEMELHPFLSLLEGHRMEIPELERIGGWMTVVSRKRL from the coding sequence TTGATCGAGCCATTCATCGAGATCCAGGGCGAGAAACGCGGGTTCTGGCTCAGGAAGCCGCGGACCATCGGCGGGAAGCTGCTGGTCGCGAGGAAAAACCGTCTCCGCGGAAATCCCGGGAAAACCGTGATCCTCCTCGATTCCCGGAGCGCCTTCGGCACCGGCGGACACGGCACCACGGAAGGGTGCCTCGTCGCGCTCGAAAAGCTCATCAAGGGCGGTGAAACCGTCCTGGATGTCGGAACGGGGACGGGCATCCTCGCGATCGCGGCGCGGAAGCTGGGGGCCGGCCATGTCACCGCGATCGACATCGACCCGGTCGCCTGCGCGGAAACCGCGGAAAACATCGGCCTGAACGGGATCGACACCGGGATCGACGTCATCGAGGGCGGAATCGAATCCGCGAACGATCGGTACGACGTCATCATCGCGAACCTGAGGACTCCCCTTCTCGTCGACCTGATGGACAGGATGACGGGACGGCTCGCCGCCCACGGACTCGCGGTTTTCTCGGGAATCATGGAGATGGAACTTCATCCCTTCCTGTCGCTCCTCGAAGGGCATCGGATGGAGATTCCGGAATTGGAACGGATCGGAGGCTGGATGACGGTGGTCTCGAGGAAGAGACTATAG
- a CDS encoding DUF1059 domain-containing protein, translating into MNTSISCRELGIDCNFVSKGETGETIIESIMRHVQAEHTEDWFEIEEIHQVACGVARMNAA; encoded by the coding sequence ATGAACACCTCGATCAGTTGCAGGGAGCTGGGAATCGATTGTAATTTCGTCTCCAAGGGGGAAACGGGGGAAACCATCATCGAGTCGATCATGCGCCACGTGCAGGCAGAGCATACCGAGGACTGGTTCGAGATCGAGGAGATCCATCAGGTCGCCTGCGGGGTCGCCCGGATGAATGCCGCCTGA
- a CDS encoding prolipoprotein diacylglyceryl transferase, producing the protein MDPMVPYFPQPEYHLYGPVTIHAFGAIVALAVIVGWWMVLARARRKGLDPERFEDLLLYVILSGFVVAHLYSVLAYFPREAMEDPLLLLKFWENISSFGGFVGGLLGIWLFFRFKARDVDASARWRHIDVIAYVFPFAWAIGRLACSVAHDHPGTVTTFPLGISLRSPEAQAYIAFFYREAGRLAELPPPAVLSKMAFHDLGWYEFLYMACLMVPAFLVMDRKPRPPGFFLIAFPLLYVPVRFFLDFLRIGDARYLGLTPAQYAGIAIFLAAVILPARIDRPKERG; encoded by the coding sequence ATGGATCCAATGGTCCCGTACTTCCCGCAACCCGAATACCACCTGTACGGCCCGGTCACCATTCACGCGTTCGGGGCGATCGTCGCCCTCGCCGTGATCGTCGGGTGGTGGATGGTCCTCGCCCGCGCCCGCAGGAAGGGCCTCGACCCCGAGCGGTTCGAGGACCTCCTGTTGTATGTCATCCTCTCCGGATTCGTGGTCGCCCACCTCTACTCCGTCCTCGCCTATTTCCCGCGGGAGGCGATGGAAGACCCGCTCCTTCTTCTGAAGTTCTGGGAGAACATCAGCTCCTTCGGGGGATTCGTCGGAGGCCTCCTCGGAATTTGGCTCTTTTTCCGATTCAAGGCGCGGGATGTCGATGCGTCGGCCCGGTGGCGCCACATCGATGTCATCGCATACGTCTTCCCGTTCGCGTGGGCGATCGGGCGACTCGCCTGCTCGGTCGCCCATGACCACCCCGGCACGGTCACGACCTTCCCGCTGGGAATCAGCCTGCGATCCCCGGAGGCGCAGGCCTACATCGCCTTCTTCTACCGGGAAGCCGGCCGACTGGCGGAGCTTCCGCCGCCCGCGGTCCTGTCGAAGATGGCGTTCCATGACCTCGGATGGTACGAGTTCCTCTACATGGCGTGCCTGATGGTCCCGGCTTTTCTGGTGATGGACCGGAAACCCCGCCCCCCTGGGTTCTTCCTGATCGCCTTCCCGCTCCTCTACGTTCCGGTCCGCTTCTTCCTCGATTTCCTGCGCATCGGCGATGCCAGGTATCTCGGACTGACCCCCGCGCAATACGCGGGGATCGCGATTTTCCTCGCCGCGGTCATCCTCCCGGCTCGCATCGACCGGCCGAAAGAGAGAGGGTAG
- a CDS encoding c-type cytochrome has product MKTWGKIGVLAVSVCLAIPAAGLYAAEKTESKGEKLFQQHCASCHPNGGNIIKPALTLHKKDREAHGVKTAKDIVGKMRNPGPGMIRFDAKTISDKDAMEIAQYILKTYK; this is encoded by the coding sequence ATGAAAACGTGGGGGAAGATCGGCGTTCTCGCGGTATCCGTGTGCCTGGCCATTCCCGCCGCCGGACTCTACGCGGCGGAGAAAACGGAATCGAAAGGGGAGAAGCTGTTTCAGCAGCACTGCGCCTCCTGCCATCCGAACGGTGGGAACATCATCAAGCCGGCCTTGACGCTCCACAAGAAGGACAGGGAGGCCCACGGGGTAAAGACGGCGAAGGACATCGTCGGGAAGATGCGGAACCCGGGGCCCGGGATGATCCGCTTCGACGCGAAAACGATCTCCGATAAGGATGCGATGGAGATCGCGCAGTATATCCTGAAGACCTACAAATAA
- a CDS encoding L,D-transpeptidase family protein: protein MLKRAMVVASLAVLISSPISASSFSATYQREGTVIGRQRSYLVKTDESLPEIARRYDLGFGAITAANPGVDPFLPDTGRRIVLPTEWILPDAPIRKGIVVNIAEMRLFVFSRDRSPIVTTFPIGIGDQGKDTPVGKFTIIEKITNPAWYVPESIRKEEPDLPAVVPPGPDNPMGSHALRLSKPTVLIHGTHRPWGIGMRSSHGCIRLQQEDIAVLFGMVKRGTRVTIVNQPVKAVAKGDRVYLQVHDYEDGRDLYREALNVLEAKNLANRVDLKKIRMACRKRTGLLVNVSK from the coding sequence ATGCTGAAGCGTGCGATGGTCGTGGCATCGCTGGCGGTCCTGATTTCCAGTCCGATATCGGCTTCTTCCTTCTCGGCCACGTATCAACGGGAAGGAACGGTCATCGGCAGGCAGAGGTCCTACCTGGTCAAGACCGACGAATCGCTCCCGGAGATCGCCAGGCGATACGACCTCGGCTTCGGGGCGATTACCGCGGCGAATCCCGGTGTCGACCCTTTTCTCCCCGATACGGGACGGAGGATCGTCCTCCCGACCGAATGGATTCTTCCGGACGCGCCGATCCGGAAAGGGATCGTCGTCAACATCGCGGAAATGCGTCTTTTCGTCTTTTCACGCGATCGTTCGCCGATCGTCACGACCTTCCCGATCGGAATCGGCGACCAGGGGAAGGATACTCCGGTCGGGAAGTTCACCATCATCGAAAAAATCACGAACCCCGCATGGTATGTACCGGAATCGATCCGCAAGGAAGAGCCCGATCTCCCGGCCGTCGTCCCGCCCGGCCCGGACAATCCGATGGGGAGCCACGCGCTGCGCCTCTCGAAACCGACCGTGCTGATCCATGGCACGCATCGTCCCTGGGGGATCGGAATGCGCAGCAGTCACGGATGCATCCGGTTGCAGCAGGAGGACATCGCCGTGCTGTTCGGGATGGTCAAGCGCGGGACGCGGGTCACCATCGTCAACCAGCCCGTGAAGGCGGTGGCAAAGGGAGATCGTGTCTACCTGCAGGTCCACGACTACGAGGATGGCAGGGATCTGTACCGCGAGGCGCTGAACGTGCTGGAAGCGAAAAACCTGGCAAACCGGGTCGATCTGAAAAAAATCCGGATGGCGTGCCGGAAGCGGACCGGCCTCCTGGTGAACGTTTCGAAGTAG
- a CDS encoding lipid-binding SYLF domain-containing protein, giving the protein MTRISRVIPAFLVLLLALPSGSSIAASQEEGKVESANEVLSKIMEIPESAIPPSLLADAQGIAIVPGVIKVGFVVGGQYGRGVLVVREKGGAWSNPVFISLMSGSIGWQIGAESTDFVLVFKSPRSIEGIMKGKYTLGADAGVAAGPVGRVAKAATDIEMKAEIYSYSRSRGLFAGISLEGSSLQVDDKSNAAYYGKDGVRPAGILSGKEVKTPASAEKLMKTLEKVASAAAK; this is encoded by the coding sequence ATGACGAGAATTTCCCGGGTGATTCCAGCCTTCCTGGTCCTGCTCCTGGCGCTTCCTTCGGGATCCTCGATCGCGGCGAGCCAGGAAGAGGGAAAGGTCGAGTCCGCCAACGAGGTGTTGTCGAAGATCATGGAGATTCCCGAGAGCGCGATCCCCCCTTCCCTGCTGGCGGATGCCCAGGGGATCGCCATCGTCCCCGGCGTCATCAAGGTCGGGTTCGTGGTGGGAGGACAGTACGGCCGGGGTGTTCTCGTCGTCCGCGAGAAAGGCGGCGCATGGAGCAATCCGGTGTTCATCTCCCTCATGAGCGGCAGCATCGGTTGGCAGATCGGCGCCGAATCCACCGACTTCGTACTTGTCTTCAAATCCCCCCGGAGCATCGAGGGGATCATGAAGGGGAAATACACCCTGGGCGCCGACGCGGGGGTGGCGGCAGGCCCGGTGGGGCGGGTGGCGAAGGCGGCCACCGATATCGAGATGAAGGCGGAGATCTATTCCTACTCCCGGAGCCGTGGACTCTTCGCCGGCATCTCCCTGGAGGGATCCTCCCTGCAGGTGGACGACAAGAGCAATGCCGCCTATTACGGGAAGGACGGGGTTCGTCCCGCCGGGATCCTCTCGGGGAAGGAGGTCAAAACGCCCGCGAGCGCGGAAAAATTGATGAAAACCTTGGAAAAGGTCGCTTCGGCCGCCGCGAAATGA